One genomic segment of Candidatus Macondimonas diazotrophica includes these proteins:
- a CDS encoding GGDEF domain-containing protein encodes MSKNQQFEQKAQQLRIQRYSLAAASYLIGGLLLLAVSVLGGGIIPVTADVVLMFMALALGTNSVFYLLFRSGANLRFADPSLTIPQMASGIALITFLMYFAGSYRGLMSIFYLAVMTFGLFHLNTRQLLGLSAYTVACFSAMAVLLKLNHPESIAFMDLFAQLLVLGGLLPWFAVLGGHISTLRRRLVEGNRRLEHALEQIRQIAIQDDLTGTFNRRHLIDLLMHQKAIADRGQYRFSLCMLDLDYFKRINDQHGHLVGDRALQVVAEVLRQQIRVGDILGRYGGEEFLVLLSETPLARAADTAERLRLQIELDGARSMPVNVSVTASIGVTEYVPGESIETALDRADRALYRAKAAGRNCVQVEAPPDGDPSRRFVPAG; translated from the coding sequence ATGTCGAAGAACCAACAATTCGAACAAAAAGCGCAGCAGCTCCGGATTCAGCGTTATTCTCTGGCGGCCGCTTCCTATCTTATCGGTGGCCTTCTGCTGCTGGCCGTCAGTGTGCTTGGCGGCGGCATCATTCCGGTAACGGCCGATGTGGTGCTGATGTTCATGGCGCTGGCTCTCGGAACCAACAGCGTTTTCTACCTGCTGTTCCGTAGCGGCGCCAATCTGCGCTTCGCCGACCCCAGCCTGACCATTCCCCAAATGGCTTCCGGCATCGCATTGATCACGTTTCTGATGTACTTCGCGGGATCTTATCGCGGCCTCATGTCGATTTTCTATCTGGCCGTCATGACATTCGGCCTGTTTCATCTCAATACTCGCCAGCTGCTCGGCCTGAGTGCCTATACGGTGGCTTGCTTCAGCGCCATGGCGGTGCTTCTCAAGTTGAATCATCCCGAATCGATCGCCTTCATGGATCTGTTTGCCCAATTGTTGGTGCTCGGGGGATTGCTGCCGTGGTTTGCGGTTCTGGGCGGACACATCAGCACCTTGCGGCGGCGACTGGTTGAGGGCAATCGGCGTCTGGAACACGCGCTGGAGCAAATTCGCCAAATCGCCATTCAGGATGATCTGACCGGCACGTTCAATCGCCGGCATCTGATCGATCTGCTGATGCATCAAAAGGCGATTGCCGATCGCGGGCAGTATCGATTCAGTCTGTGCATGCTGGACCTCGACTATTTCAAGCGCATTAACGACCAGCACGGCCATCTGGTTGGGGATCGTGCCTTGCAGGTGGTGGCGGAGGTGCTGCGCCAGCAGATCCGGGTCGGCGATATTCTCGGGCGTTACGGCGGCGAGGAGTTTCTGGTTCTGTTGAGCGAAACACCGCTGGCGCGTGCCGCCGACACGGCGGAGCGGTTGCGCCTGCAGATCGAGTTGGACGGCGCCCGCTCGATGCCGGTCAACGTGAGCGTGACGGCATCCATCGGGGTGACCGAATACGTCCCCGGCGAATCAATCGAGACGGCTCTGGATCGCGCAGACCGCGCGCTCTACCGCGCAAAGGCGGCCGGGCGAAACTGCGTTCAGGTGGAGGCTCCGCCAGATGGCGACCCGTCGCGCCGATTCGTTCCAGCGGGCTGA
- a CDS encoding (2Fe-2S)-binding protein: MIAFELNGKPVEIAADSQKPLLWVLREDCKSTGTKFGCGMALCGACTVHLNGSPIRSCVTPLAVVAGQSVTTIEGLAGSNLHPVQRAWLETDVPQCGYCQSGQIMSAAALLAGNPDPSDAEIDQAMAGNICRCGTYHRIRQAIRRAAALTREG; this comes from the coding sequence ATGATTGCCTTCGAGCTGAATGGAAAGCCCGTCGAAATCGCGGCAGATTCACAAAAACCGCTGCTTTGGGTGTTGCGGGAAGATTGCAAATCGACCGGCACCAAATTTGGCTGCGGCATGGCGCTGTGCGGCGCATGTACCGTTCACCTAAACGGCTCACCGATTCGATCGTGCGTGACACCGCTCGCCGTTGTTGCGGGACAAAGCGTTACAACGATCGAAGGACTCGCGGGATCCAATCTCCATCCTGTCCAGCGCGCCTGGCTGGAAACGGACGTGCCCCAATGCGGCTACTGCCAATCCGGGCAGATCATGTCGGCCGCCGCTCTGCTCGCCGGCAACCCGGATCCCAGCGATGCCGAAATCGACCAGGCCATGGCGGGCAACATCTGCCGCTGCGGAACCTACCACCGAATCCGCCAAGCCATCCGTCGGGCCGCCGCGCTGACACGGGAGGGCTGA
- a CDS encoding xanthine dehydrogenase family protein molybdopterin-binding subunit gives MSAPTDLNRRQFLQLTAATGGALVLGLQLTGCGPEPVVDAQGRFAPNAWIRIDPDDTITLLVGRSEMGQGVLTALSMLIAEELEVDLAAVSVAFAPADRAYDNPMMFIQATGGSTSVMTSWEPLRQAGATAREMLRAAAAARWQVPVAECRAEAGAIHHDASGRSVRYGTLTADAARQPVPRQVALKARDAFRLIGHDQRRLDALEKVTGRAQFGIDVDLPDLLVACIARPPVFGARLQHFDATAAQAVPGVREVFTIPAGVAVLAEGYWAARTGRDALRITWEPPAAAAADSPEVSTALRALVAESGLRVRQDGNPLEVLAQAPQTLEAHYEVPLLAHATMEPMNATAWVHDGRCEVWAPTQNQGGARDTAAALTGLAVADVTVHTTHLGGGFGRRVANDFIAEAVACALKTPHPVKVIWTREDDTAHDYYRPPVIHHFTAGLDGEGEPLAWRHRVAGPSIIAQAVPDLAPAALPNRAPRLIKNVVARSMALATGMIPDFVGFEGARENPYAIPNLRVEFATLRPYTVPLGFWRSVGHSHSAFAVESFIDELAAQRGADPVTFRRRLLRDHPRHRAVLEQLATASNWEASLPPGQGRGIALHESFGSIVGEVAEVVVAPDGAVRVQRVVIAVDCGQVVNPLTVRAQMEGGMAYGLSAALFGAITIRDGAVVEGNFDRYRVLRMNEMPQVEVHIVDSGAAPGGVGEPATPPIAPAVCNAIFAATGVRIRRLPIDPALLKSA, from the coding sequence ATGAGCGCGCCGACGGACCTCAACCGCCGCCAGTTCCTGCAGCTCACAGCCGCGACCGGCGGCGCGCTGGTACTGGGCCTGCAACTCACCGGCTGTGGTCCGGAACCGGTGGTGGACGCGCAGGGCCGCTTCGCGCCCAATGCCTGGATCCGCATCGATCCAGATGACACCATCACTTTGCTGGTGGGCCGCTCAGAGATGGGACAAGGCGTTCTCACCGCGCTGTCCATGCTGATCGCCGAGGAACTGGAAGTCGACCTCGCAGCGGTCTCCGTCGCCTTTGCCCCGGCCGATCGCGCCTATGACAACCCCATGATGTTCATTCAGGCCACCGGTGGCAGTACCTCGGTCATGACCTCCTGGGAGCCGCTGCGGCAGGCCGGCGCCACCGCGCGGGAGATGCTGCGGGCTGCCGCCGCGGCGCGCTGGCAGGTGCCGGTGGCGGAATGTCGCGCCGAGGCCGGGGCCATCCATCATGACGCCAGCGGTCGCTCGGTCCGCTATGGCACACTCACTGCGGATGCCGCACGCCAACCCGTCCCGCGCCAAGTCGCACTGAAAGCGCGGGATGCGTTCCGCCTCATCGGCCACGACCAACGCCGGCTCGACGCCTTGGAAAAGGTCACCGGCCGGGCGCAGTTTGGAATCGATGTCGACCTGCCGGATCTGCTCGTCGCCTGTATCGCCCGCCCACCGGTCTTCGGCGCCCGCCTGCAACACTTCGATGCCACTGCTGCGCAGGCCGTGCCCGGTGTTCGGGAAGTGTTCACCATTCCCGCGGGAGTCGCCGTGCTGGCCGAGGGCTACTGGGCCGCGCGCACGGGTCGCGACGCATTGAGGATCACCTGGGAACCGCCGGCCGCCGCGGCCGCCGACAGCCCCGAGGTCAGTACCGCACTGCGCGCACTCGTCGCCGAATCCGGCCTGCGCGTCCGCCAGGATGGCAATCCGCTGGAGGTGCTGGCGCAGGCGCCGCAAACGCTCGAGGCGCACTACGAAGTGCCGCTGCTGGCGCATGCCACCATGGAGCCGATGAACGCCACGGCCTGGGTGCATGACGGCCGCTGCGAGGTGTGGGCGCCGACGCAGAACCAAGGCGGCGCGCGCGACACCGCCGCAGCACTGACCGGTCTTGCCGTGGCCGATGTCACCGTGCACACCACGCATCTCGGCGGCGGATTCGGTCGCCGGGTGGCGAACGACTTCATCGCCGAAGCCGTGGCCTGCGCACTCAAGACCCCGCACCCCGTCAAAGTGATCTGGACGCGCGAAGACGACACCGCACACGATTACTACCGTCCGCCGGTCATCCATCACTTCACCGCCGGATTGGATGGAGAGGGCGAGCCCCTCGCCTGGCGGCACCGCGTGGCCGGGCCCTCGATCATCGCCCAGGCCGTGCCTGATCTGGCGCCGGCGGCGCTGCCGAATCGGGCGCCGCGCCTGATCAAGAATGTCGTCGCCCGCAGCATGGCGCTGGCCACAGGAATGATTCCCGATTTCGTCGGCTTTGAAGGCGCGCGCGAGAACCCCTATGCCATCCCCAATCTGCGCGTCGAGTTCGCGACCCTGCGGCCCTACACGGTGCCGCTCGGCTTCTGGCGCTCGGTGGGCCATTCCCACAGCGCGTTTGCGGTGGAAAGCTTCATCGACGAGCTGGCTGCGCAGCGCGGAGCGGACCCGGTCACGTTCCGGCGACGGCTGCTGCGCGATCACCCCCGGCACCGGGCCGTGCTGGAACAGCTGGCCACGGCCAGCAACTGGGAAGCGTCACTTCCGCCGGGACAGGGACGGGGAATCGCGCTGCACGAGTCGTTCGGCAGCATCGTCGGTGAGGTTGCCGAGGTCGTGGTCGCGCCGGATGGTGCGGTGCGCGTCCAGCGCGTGGTGATCGCCGTCGACTGTGGCCAGGTCGTCAATCCGCTCACGGTGCGCGCGCAGATGGAAGGCGGCATGGCCTATGGCCTCAGCGCTGCACTGTTCGGTGCCATTACCATCCGGGACGGCGCCGTGGTCGAAGGCAATTTCGACCGCTACCGAGTGTTGCGCATGAACGAGATGCCGCAGGTGGAGGTCCACATCGTGGACAGCGGCGCGGCGCCGGGCGGTGTGGGTGAACCGGCAACACCACCGATTGCGCCCGCCGTCTGCAACGCGATCTTCGCCGCCACCGGCGTGCGCATCCGCCGTCTGCCCATTGATCCTGCCCTGCTCAAATCAGCCTGA
- a CDS encoding quinone oxidoreductase family protein: MQAIRMHQTGGPEVFALETLPDPAPVPGEVLIDVEAVGVNFIDCYHRSGLYPQPLPFTPGVEGAGTVCALGTGVTDWQIGDRVAWAGVPGSYAERIVVPTDRLVPIPATLTAEQAAAALLQGLTARVLTTETCPLAPGDSVLIHAGAGGMGRLLIQLARARGARVITTVGHADKIPLARAAGAERVIDRRHEDVLTACRDWTAGKGVRAVFDGIGEATFDTSLAALARRGMLVLFGQASGPVPPVDPARLAAGSLFLTRPSLFHYIAEPTALRAHATAVFAALAAGELQLLIHQTLTLSDAAAAHRALESGQTVGKLLLIP, encoded by the coding sequence ATGCAAGCCATTCGCATGCACCAGACCGGGGGCCCGGAAGTCTTTGCCCTCGAAACGCTGCCCGATCCTGCCCCTGTGCCAGGGGAGGTGCTCATTGACGTCGAGGCCGTCGGCGTCAATTTCATCGACTGTTATCACCGGAGCGGCCTGTATCCCCAGCCACTGCCGTTCACGCCCGGCGTGGAAGGGGCGGGGACCGTGTGCGCCCTCGGCACCGGCGTCACTGATTGGCAGATCGGGGATCGCGTGGCCTGGGCAGGCGTGCCGGGCAGCTACGCCGAACGGATCGTCGTGCCCACCGATCGGTTGGTGCCGATCCCGGCCACGCTGACCGCCGAGCAGGCAGCTGCCGCGCTGCTGCAGGGCCTCACTGCGCGCGTCCTGACCACCGAAACCTGCCCGCTCGCACCCGGCGACTCCGTGCTGATTCATGCCGGCGCGGGCGGGATGGGGCGACTGCTGATCCAGTTGGCACGGGCGCGCGGCGCACGGGTCATCACCACCGTCGGGCATGCCGACAAGATCCCGCTGGCTCGCGCGGCCGGCGCCGAGCGGGTGATCGATCGCCGCCATGAGGATGTGCTGACCGCCTGCCGGGACTGGACGGCGGGGAAAGGCGTGCGGGCCGTGTTCGACGGCATCGGCGAGGCGACTTTCGACACCTCGCTGGCTGCCCTGGCCCGGCGCGGCATGCTGGTGCTGTTCGGTCAGGCCAGCGGCCCGGTACCGCCCGTCGACCCTGCCCGCCTGGCAGCCGGATCGCTGTTCCTCACCCGTCCCAGCCTGTTCCATTACATCGCCGAGCCCACCGCACTGCGCGCGCATGCAACAGCCGTTTTCGCCGCGCTTGCCGCCGGCGAGCTGCAGCTCCTGATCCACCAGACACTGACCCTCAGTGACGCGGCGGCCGCCCATCGGGCGCTGGAAAGCGGCCAAACCGTCGGCAAGCTCCTGCTCATCCCGTAG